Proteins from a genomic interval of Tolypothrix sp. NIES-4075:
- a CDS encoding M16 family metallopeptidase has product MPFFPKLRPYILIGLFLSLFLSLDLFSDNFTNAATPTTVAPVSGSALTQGVTKTVLDNGLTVLTKEIHTAPVVSVQVWYKVGSRNEGTGENGISHQLEHLMFKGTSTRPVQFGRLFSALGSQFNAFTSYDETAYYGTVQRDKLEALLTLEADRMEGALVGPDQLTSEKRVVISELQGYENSPSYRLSRAVLRTAFPNRTYGLPVGGTKADVEKFTVEQVRNYYQTFYSPDNATLVVTGDFTTAPTLKVIKDTFGKVPKRAKTVPPKGTVAVPSNTPAKKEPIVLKQPGSAALLQVVYPLPDVKHPDVAAIDLMDGILTGGRSSRLYQDLVESGLASSVSASAAELIEPGWYEINATAAPGQELSKIASVLQQSLTKLQQQPVSNEELNRAKTQLQASFILNNQDITSQANQLGYNQTVAGDYRYIEGYLAAIAKVTPADVQKAAKTYLNPAKQTIGFFEPTQADGKPGTSNAGSGRTAENFSPGKPVDPAELAKYLPPATSATTASKQSLPEQFTLANGMRVLLLSDRSFPSINLTGQIDAGAEFDNIQKAGLASLTAGNLMNGTKTKNALTLAKSLEDRGASLGFIAGREGVAIGGQGLSANLPILIQTLADVVQNATFPADQLELSRRRSLIGLKAQLDDPRGLGRRVFQQAIYPENHPFYSFPTEESLKAITRDDLVRFYQEHYRPDTTTLAMVGDFEPAKVKALLNQAFGKWQAKGKAPVLNLASVPLPPNLKRLNKVIPGKAEAVTYIGYNGISRKDPRFYAALVLNQILGGDTLSSRLGTEVRDRQGLTYGIYSAFAAGVNPGPFLIQMQTSPQDANKAIASAVALLKQVREQGVTEAELNSAKRSITNSYPVDLANPSDVATIILDNSVYGLSPTEIREFPNRIQAVTMTQVQQAIKDLINPDKLVIVTAGPNG; this is encoded by the coding sequence ATGCCTTTCTTTCCTAAACTGCGTCCATACATTCTTATAGGCTTGTTCCTCAGCCTTTTTCTCAGTCTCGATTTGTTTTCAGACAATTTTACCAACGCGGCAACGCCAACTACAGTTGCACCTGTATCGGGTTCAGCACTGACCCAAGGGGTGACAAAAACGGTATTAGATAACGGTTTAACCGTGCTAACCAAGGAAATTCATACTGCACCAGTGGTCAGCGTGCAGGTTTGGTATAAAGTTGGTTCACGCAACGAGGGGACGGGGGAAAATGGTATCTCCCACCAGTTGGAACATTTAATGTTTAAAGGCACTTCTACACGTCCAGTGCAATTTGGTCGGCTGTTTAGTGCTTTGGGTAGTCAATTTAACGCTTTCACCAGCTATGACGAAACTGCTTACTATGGTACGGTGCAGCGAGACAAACTCGAAGCACTGCTGACTTTAGAAGCCGATCGCATGGAAGGTGCTTTAGTTGGACCCGACCAACTAACGAGCGAAAAGCGCGTAGTAATTTCTGAATTACAAGGATACGAAAATTCACCAAGCTACCGTCTCAGTCGAGCGGTGTTGCGAACTGCGTTCCCGAATCGCACTTATGGCTTACCTGTGGGAGGCACAAAAGCCGATGTCGAGAAATTCACCGTCGAGCAGGTGCGGAATTATTACCAAACCTTCTACAGTCCAGATAATGCCACATTGGTAGTTACAGGCGATTTTACCACCGCACCAACGCTGAAAGTTATCAAGGACACTTTCGGCAAGGTTCCCAAACGAGCCAAGACGGTTCCGCCAAAAGGTACCGTTGCTGTACCTTCTAATACTCCTGCGAAAAAAGAGCCAATCGTCCTCAAACAACCGGGAAGCGCGGCACTGCTGCAAGTTGTCTATCCCTTACCAGATGTCAAGCATCCCGATGTCGCGGCGATTGATTTGATGGATGGTATTCTTACAGGCGGTCGCAGTTCTCGACTTTACCAAGATTTGGTAGAATCCGGATTAGCTAGTTCAGTCAGTGCGAGTGCAGCAGAATTAATTGAACCAGGTTGGTATGAAATTAATGCTACAGCCGCGCCCGGTCAAGAATTATCAAAAATTGCTTCGGTGCTGCAACAATCGCTGACGAAACTGCAACAGCAGCCAGTCAGCAATGAAGAATTAAATAGAGCGAAGACGCAATTACAAGCTTCTTTTATACTGAATAATCAGGATATCACCAGTCAGGCAAACCAACTGGGGTATAATCAAACCGTCGCCGGAGATTATCGTTATATTGAGGGGTATCTAGCAGCGATCGCTAAAGTTACGCCAGCTGATGTCCAAAAAGCAGCGAAAACTTACCTCAATCCGGCTAAACAAACCATCGGCTTTTTTGAACCTACCCAAGCAGATGGTAAACCAGGAACTTCCAATGCTGGTTCTGGTCGCACCGCTGAGAACTTCAGCCCAGGTAAACCAGTAGACCCAGCAGAACTTGCCAAATATCTTCCTCCTGCCACATCAGCCACCACTGCTAGCAAACAATCGCTACCAGAACAGTTTACTCTGGCGAATGGAATGCGGGTTCTTTTGTTAAGCGATCGCAGTTTTCCCTCGATAAACCTCACCGGACAAATTGACGCTGGTGCTGAATTTGACAACATTCAAAAAGCTGGGCTAGCGAGTTTGACTGCTGGTAACTTAATGAATGGCACGAAAACCAAAAATGCTCTCACGCTGGCGAAATCGTTAGAAGATAGAGGAGCCAGTTTAGGTTTTATTGCTGGTCGTGAAGGTGTCGCTATTGGTGGTCAAGGTTTGTCTGCGAATCTGCCGATATTGATACAAACTCTCGCAGATGTAGTACAAAATGCTACTTTCCCGGCAGACCAATTGGAACTCAGCCGGCGACGGTCATTAATCGGGTTGAAAGCACAGCTAGATGACCCCCGTGGATTGGGACGAAGGGTTTTTCAGCAAGCAATTTACCCCGAAAATCATCCGTTCTACAGCTTTCCTACAGAAGAAAGTTTGAAGGCTATTACTCGCGATGATTTGGTTCGCTTTTATCAAGAACATTATCGACCGGATACAACAACGTTAGCGATGGTGGGTGACTTTGAACCAGCGAAGGTGAAAGCTTTACTAAATCAAGCTTTTGGTAAATGGCAAGCAAAAGGTAAAGCACCTGTTTTGAATCTTGCGTCAGTACCTTTGCCGCCAAATTTGAAACGTCTAAACAAAGTAATTCCCGGTAAGGCAGAGGCAGTTACTTATATAGGCTACAACGGCATCTCGCGTAAAGACCCTCGTTTTTATGCAGCGTTGGTACTGAATCAAATTTTAGGTGGTGATACCTTGTCTAGTCGCTTGGGTACTGAAGTACGCGATCGCCAAGGTTTAACTTACGGTATTTACAGTGCTTTTGCTGCTGGAGTTAATCCGGGTCCATTCTTAATTCAGATGCAGACTTCTCCCCAAGATGCGAATAAAGCGATCGCTAGCGCTGTTGCTTTACTCAAACAAGTCCGAGAACAAGGAGTCACAGAAGCTGAATTAAACTCGGCAAAACGCTCAATTACCAACAGCTATCCC
- the psbQ gene encoding photosystem II protein PsbQ has translation MARQRSILSLILVILATFLISCGGPTVATAPPTYTTAQLEKIQEYVPDILSVRDRSEELQKLIRRNDWIDVGNFIHGPMTSVKLNMSYITSNLLPKDQPQARQITRDLFNHLLKIDQAAADRNSQLALSNNKAAFADIDNFLQLLPQSNNPQES, from the coding sequence ATGGCGCGTCAACGCTCTATTTTGTCATTGATTCTGGTAATTTTGGCAACATTCCTGATTAGTTGTGGCGGTCCGACTGTCGCTACTGCACCTCCAACCTATACTACGGCTCAGTTAGAGAAAATTCAGGAATATGTTCCTGATATTCTTTCTGTACGCGATCGCTCGGAAGAACTGCAAAAGCTGATCCGAAGAAATGATTGGATCGATGTGGGTAATTTTATCCACGGTCCGATGACATCGGTCAAGCTGAACATGAGTTACATTACTTCCAACCTGCTACCTAAAGACCAACCCCAAGCACGTCAGATAACGCGAGATTTATTTAACCACCTGCTAAAAATAGATCAAGCCGCAGCCGATCGCAACTCTCAACTAGCTTTAAGCAACAACAAAGCCGCTTTTGCTGACATTGACAATTTCTTACAATTGTTACCGCAAAGCAACAACCCACAAGAAAGTTAG